One Fusobacterium nucleatum genomic window carries:
- a CDS encoding copper homeostasis protein CutC — protein sequence MIKEACVESFEKALEAQNHGANRIELCENLAVGGTTPSYGTVKACLKKLNIPIFPMIRARGGNFIYSKDEIEIMKEDIKIFKDLGVKGLVLGCLTSDNKIDLELTKELVDLAYPMEVTFHKAIDEIQNPLDYIDDLVNIGIKRILTSGGKATALEGKDLINEMIKKSNERLKIVVAGKVMKENLNELSNLISANEFHGKLIV from the coding sequence ATGATAAAAGAAGCTTGTGTAGAATCTTTTGAAAAAGCATTAGAGGCTCAAAATCATGGTGCAAATAGAATAGAACTTTGTGAAAATTTAGCAGTTGGAGGAACAACACCATCTTATGGAACAGTTAAAGCTTGTTTGAAAAAATTAAACATTCCTATTTTTCCTATGATAAGAGCTAGAGGTGGAAATTTTATTTACTCAAAAGATGAAATAGAAATTATGAAGGAAGATATTAAAATTTTTAAAGACTTAGGGGTTAAAGGACTTGTTCTAGGTTGTTTAACTTCTGATAATAAAATTGATTTAGAACTTACAAAAGAATTGGTTGACTTAGCTTATCCTATGGAAGTAACTTTTCATAAGGCAATAGATGAAATTCAAAATCCTCTTGATTATATTGATGATTTAGTAAATATAGGGATAAAAAGAATTTTAACTTCTGGTGGAAAAGCAACAGCTCTTGAAGGAAAAGATTTGATAAATGAAATGATAAAAAAATCTAATGAAAGATTGAAAATTGTTGTTGCAGGAAAAGTTATGAAAGAAAATCTGAATGAATTGTCTAATTTAATTTCTGCTAATGAGTTTCATGGTAAACTAATAGTATAA